In the genome of Asterias amurensis chromosome 16, ASM3211899v1, one region contains:
- the LOC139949213 gene encoding uncharacterized protein yields MTTMLITALLTVTVFVSSSYCRAYSYGLVQTEPIDQLDAPQLLRIASERSDIEAIEQDPQLLYNARYQRSFVTLTKQQNQQILRNFPYIFRDRRSFLISSSTVGTVSQSPAGDGRARRSVSQRVCPPILGSQPLIIALQPNGEVVELVQMPGQGKYQWILEETCKFQNDQTLTNLRCFLVERHVTALFINLSQLSQGLSTNDFDFADIVVQSCATFRGMQP; encoded by the exons ATGACAACCATGCTCATCACCGCACTGTTGACGGTGACCGTCTTCGTGTCGTCGTCGTACTGCAGAGCCTACTCATACGGTCTTGTTCAAACCGAACCAATTGACCAATTGGATGCCCCGCAACTACTACGCATCGCGTCCGAGAGATCTGACATTGAAGCAATTGAACAAGATCCTCAACTCTTGTACAATGCCAGATACCAGAGATCGTTTGTGACACTCACCAAGCAGCAGAACCAGCAGATCCTAAGAAACTTCCCTTACATCTTTAGGGACCGGAGGTCATTCCTAATCTCTTCCTCGACAGTCGGGACAGTTAGCCAGTCACCTGCAGGCGATGGAAGAGCACGTCGATCGGTGTCTCAGAGAGTATGCCCGCCCATATTGGGATCTCAACCTCTTATTATAGCGCTTCAACCAAACGGAGAAGTTGTTGAACTTGTGCAG ATGCCCGGGCAAGGAAAGTACCAGTGGATTTTGGAAGAAACATGCAAGTTCCAGAACGACCAGACTCTCACCAATCTGAGATGTTTTTTAGTTGAGCGCCATGTGACTGCACTTTTCATTAATTTAAGCCAACTATCGCAGGGACTTTCTACCAATGACTTTGACTTTGCGGATATCGTTGTACAGAGCTGTGCAACATTTAGAGGTATGCAACCCTAA
- the LOC139948678 gene encoding 3-oxoacyl-[acyl-carrier-protein] reductase FabG-like, with amino-acid sequence MSFFLNGKVAVVTGASSGIGAGIARHLATLGCSVVLVGRNDDNLRLVQTACEDRGLDADKILIVKADLTLERDVKELVKKTIEKFPKLHILVNSAGVLSYGGLLETTVDQLDALVSGNIRSMFLVTKHFTSHLAKTKGSIVNVSSTSSKRASPGLLGYGMTKAAVDHFTKTVAIELADQQIRVNAVSPGLTVTPIYQKAAPKWNPTDENLEEEGRRWHPLGRACTVDDVAMCVAFLVSDDASFTTGEILPVDGGRHIAQSLR; translated from the exons atgagtttttttctaAACGGAAAAGTTGCGGTCGTCACAG GGGCAAGTTCTGGTATTGGTGCAGGTATTGCCCGCCATCTTGCCACTCTTGGGTGTAGTGTGGTGCTAGTTGGTCGAAATGATGACAACCTACGATTGGTGCAGACTGCATGCGAAGACAGGGGACTAGACGCCGACAAG ATTCTGATCGTCAAAGCAGACCTGACTTTGGAAAGAGATGTCAAGGAACTTGTTAAGAAGACAATAGAAAAGTTCCCCAAGCTTCATATTTTG GTAAACAGTGCAGGAGTACTTTCTTACGGTGGTCTATTGGAGACGACAGTGGACCAGCTAGATGCGCTGGTGTCCGGCAACATCCGTTCCATGTTCTTGGTTACAAAGCATTTTACATCTCATCTCGCTAAAACAAAAG GTTCGATTGTCAATGTGTCCAGTACTTCAAGTAAAAGAGCG TCTCCCGGTCTTCTTGGATACGGAATGACCAAAGCAGCTGTAGATCACTTTACAAAAACAGTTGCTATCG AGCTTGCCGACCAGCAGATACGAGTCAATGCAGTGAG CCCTGGTCTGACTGTAACTCCAATTTACCAGAAAGCTGCTCCCAAGTGGAATCCAACGGATGAAAAT CTTGAGGAGGAGGGGAGGCGTTGGCACCCACTGGGGCGAGCTTGCACCGTGGATGATGTCGCCATGTGTGTGGCTTTCCTCGTGTCCGATGATGCCAGCTTCACAACGGGGGAAATCCTACCAGTAGACGGCGGTCGGCACATCGCCCAGTCTCTGCGCTAG